One Schlesneria paludicola DSM 18645 DNA segment encodes these proteins:
- a CDS encoding NuoI/complex I 23 kDa subunit family protein: MQAIRNFREWCRNVYVAVSTLLQGMWVTMRTMIWTYRRKTFTEVFEYPEVPVPVKARYRGFHRFDLTTCIGCEKCAVACPVDCIYIEKEKSPVGKGFRVNGFTIDYTKCMFCALCVEPCPVDCIFMGSNHDLSCYSRDGCIVDYAKLPLEVGWGQATLNPTAVAESKVLYEPVWVKGEPSPFQFAPTDE; encoded by the coding sequence ATGCAGGCGATTCGGAATTTCCGTGAATGGTGCCGCAACGTCTACGTGGCGGTTTCCACGTTACTCCAGGGCATGTGGGTGACGATGCGGACGATGATCTGGACGTATCGCCGCAAGACATTTACCGAAGTCTTCGAATACCCCGAAGTGCCGGTCCCGGTCAAAGCCCGTTATCGTGGTTTTCATCGGTTCGATCTGACGACGTGCATCGGCTGCGAAAAGTGTGCGGTGGCCTGTCCGGTCGACTGCATCTACATCGAAAAAGAAAAAAGTCCCGTTGGCAAGGGTTTCCGCGTGAACGGCTTCACGATCGACTACACCAAGTGCATGTTCTGTGCTTTGTGTGTCGAACCTTGTCCCGTGGATTGTATTTTCATGGGTTCCAATCACGATCTCAGTTGTTACAGTCGCGACGGCTGCATTGTGGATTATGCCAAGTTGCCCTTGGAAGTCGGTTGGGGACAAGCGACACTTAATCCAACGGCGGTGGCTGAATCGAAAGTGTTGTATGAGCCGGTATGGGTCAAGGGTGAACCGAGTCCTTTTCAGTTTGCGCCGACTGACGAGTGA
- a CDS encoding DUF2203 domain-containing protein: protein MSAKLAPRHYFSVASANQTLPLVRAIVSDIVELYPEVKDREERLTRITRGRSKDARPGDPYSEEVEQIKQELERDVERLQGFIDELQQLGVDFKDPVMGLVDFPAQRDGEEVCLCWKLGEPSVGFWHTLESGFQGRKELTEDDSEGSAASQKE from the coding sequence ATGAGTGCGAAACTGGCACCCCGGCACTATTTTTCGGTGGCATCCGCCAACCAGACGTTACCACTGGTCCGAGCAATCGTCAGTGACATCGTCGAGTTGTATCCGGAAGTCAAAGATCGGGAAGAACGGCTGACGCGGATTACCCGCGGTCGGTCCAAGGATGCTCGTCCCGGCGATCCGTATTCCGAAGAAGTCGAGCAGATCAAGCAGGAACTGGAACGGGACGTCGAACGATTGCAGGGCTTCATCGACGAACTGCAGCAGTTGGGAGTGGATTTCAAAGACCCGGTGATGGGCCTGGTGGATTTTCCGGCCCAACGTGACGGTGAAGAAGTTTGCCTGTGCTGGAAACTGGGTGAGCCCTCCGTCGGGTTTTGGCACACTCTCGAGAGTGGGTTTCAGGGACGCAAGGAACTGACTGAAGACGATTCTGAGGGCTCCGCCGCCAGCCAGAAAGAATGA
- a CDS encoding NADH-quinone oxidoreductase subunit A translates to MTEVVGHFLVFTISAIGFLLAPLLIGKLVRPRLPTPEKDAAYECGEPTIGSSYIQFDLRFYVVALLFIIFDVEVVFFFPWATVFGNAMQLADTALSAAARQHLSEQLLALPTGSLANQPQIDAAAALTLGWTTFVDVLVFFGVLLVGFAYVWKRGDLDWVRSTAEQRLRLGVSTTYPLSQSAVRKPDSLTAS, encoded by the coding sequence ATGACTGAAGTTGTTGGACATTTTCTCGTCTTCACGATCTCTGCGATTGGTTTCTTGCTCGCACCACTCTTGATCGGCAAGCTGGTCCGGCCGCGGTTGCCGACGCCCGAGAAAGACGCCGCGTACGAGTGCGGTGAACCCACGATTGGAAGCAGCTATATTCAGTTCGACCTGCGTTTCTACGTCGTCGCACTGCTGTTCATCATCTTCGACGTCGAAGTGGTGTTCTTCTTCCCTTGGGCCACGGTCTTCGGGAACGCCATGCAACTCGCCGACACCGCCCTGTCCGCTGCCGCGCGACAACACCTCAGCGAACAACTGCTGGCGCTCCCCACAGGCTCGCTCGCCAATCAGCCCCAGATTGATGCTGCGGCCGCGTTGACGCTCGGCTGGACCACGTTTGTCGACGTGCTCGTCTTTTTTGGTGTGCTGTTGGTGGGCTTCGCGTATGTCTGGAAACGCGGCGACCTCGATTGGGTCCGGTCCACCGCAGAACAACGACTGCGACTGGGGGTGTCCACGACCTATCCGTTGTCTCAGTCAGCGGTGCGGAAGCCTGATTCCCTGACCGCCAGTTAA
- a CDS encoding NADH-quinone oxidoreductase subunit C, whose translation MKIEDIHQRLVTRFGDAIRELKTGVKDPWIEVAVPSIAEVSEFLRTDPELKFESLNDLTAADWLETDPKKKTPCEPHVEVVYHLYSYSLKHWCKLKVKMPRWKNDVAGELPQVPSVAGVWAIADWHEREAYDLVGIEFTNHPNLRRILCPEDWEGHALRKDYEFPLEYHGVRGK comes from the coding sequence ATGAAGATTGAAGACATCCATCAGCGCCTTGTCACTCGCTTCGGTGACGCGATCCGCGAGCTGAAGACTGGCGTCAAAGATCCGTGGATCGAAGTGGCGGTGCCATCGATTGCAGAGGTGTCCGAATTCCTTCGAACGGACCCCGAGCTCAAGTTCGAATCTCTCAACGATCTGACGGCAGCCGACTGGCTGGAAACCGACCCCAAAAAGAAAACACCATGCGAACCGCATGTTGAGGTCGTCTATCACCTTTACAGCTATTCCCTGAAGCATTGGTGCAAGCTGAAAGTGAAAATGCCGCGGTGGAAGAATGATGTGGCGGGCGAACTGCCCCAGGTTCCGTCGGTTGCAGGTGTCTGGGCGATCGCCGACTGGCACGAACGCGAAGCTTATGATCTGGTGGGAATCGAGTTCACCAATCATCCGAATCTGCGGCGAATCCTTTGTCCGGAAGATTGGGAAGGGCATGCGCTGCGAAAAGATTACGAGTTCCCATTGGAGTATCACGGGGTGCGTGGGAAGTAG
- a CDS encoding NADH-quinone oxidoreductase subunit D, whose protein sequence is MSLTLEDPRIVEFDVRTDEMLVNMGPQHPSTHGVLRLLLRTDGEIVHEVTPHIGYLHRCAEKIGENLSPPQWIPYTDRMDYLAAMNMNLGFALTIEKLIGMEVPDKAMNLRVIIAELNRIASHLVGMGAYGLDLGTFSPFLYAFREREIILDLFEEVCGARLTYSYITIGGATHDLPDQITIPPGLAQLTERDPNMRLSWADALRMFLDWMTPRIKEYHTLLTRNAIFVRRTAGLGVLSPEMAMSYGCTGPVLRGSGVDFDLRRDGEPIYTRMYQGYDFKIPVAPFTDPAFGAIPPDVKLGDNWCRFFVRMMEVAQSIQIVRQALDRYPSSKGEYRVPFKMNQKLPSDEVYLETECPKGSMGFYVIGDGDAEPFRARAKSSCFCNLSVTGPLCQGVLIADIPSIVGSLDIVMGEIDR, encoded by the coding sequence ATGAGTCTGACACTCGAAGATCCTCGCATCGTTGAATTCGACGTTCGTACTGACGAGATGCTCGTCAATATGGGGCCGCAGCACCCCAGCACGCATGGTGTGCTGCGATTGCTGCTGCGGACCGACGGTGAAATCGTCCATGAAGTCACGCCGCATATCGGCTATTTGCACCGCTGTGCCGAGAAGATCGGCGAGAATCTGTCGCCGCCGCAGTGGATTCCGTACACCGACCGGATGGACTATCTGGCGGCGATGAACATGAACCTCGGGTTCGCTTTGACGATCGAAAAATTGATCGGCATGGAAGTCCCCGACAAGGCGATGAACCTGCGGGTGATCATTGCCGAACTGAACCGAATCGCCAGTCACCTCGTCGGGATGGGCGCGTATGGTCTCGACCTGGGAACGTTCAGTCCGTTCCTGTATGCCTTCCGCGAGCGTGAGATCATTCTCGATCTGTTCGAGGAAGTTTGTGGTGCGCGTTTGACCTACAGCTACATTACGATTGGCGGGGCGACACATGATCTGCCCGATCAAATCACGATTCCACCGGGCCTGGCGCAACTGACCGAACGTGATCCCAACATGCGACTCAGTTGGGCCGATGCTCTGCGGATGTTCCTGGATTGGATGACGCCGCGGATCAAAGAATACCACACTCTGCTAACGCGCAACGCCATTTTCGTCCGCCGCACGGCCGGATTAGGCGTCTTGTCGCCCGAGATGGCGATGAGCTACGGCTGCACGGGACCCGTCCTGCGCGGTAGCGGCGTTGACTTTGACCTGCGTCGCGACGGTGAGCCGATCTACACGCGGATGTACCAAGGATACGACTTCAAGATCCCGGTCGCACCGTTCACCGATCCCGCGTTCGGAGCGATTCCGCCCGATGTGAAACTCGGCGACAACTGGTGCCGGTTCTTCGTTCGCATGATGGAAGTGGCTCAGTCGATTCAAATCGTCCGTCAGGCCCTTGATCGCTATCCGTCGTCGAAGGGGGAATATCGTGTCCCGTTCAAGATGAATCAGAAACTTCCCTCTGACGAAGTCTATCTGGAAACCGAATGCCCGAAGGGGTCAATGGGCTTCTATGTCATTGGCGACGGCGATGCGGAACCCTTCCGCGCCCGCGCGAAGAGCTCCTGCTTCTGCAACCTTTCCGTCACCGGCCCGCTCTGCCAAGGCGTCCTGATCGCCGACATCCCCTCGATCGTCGGCTCTCTCGATATCGTGATGGGCGAGATCGACAGATAA
- a CDS encoding leucine-rich repeat domain-containing protein → MRAPLLSLITATVLAGSRLIAQDGPDVSKAVQKLELLGALIERDAEAPDHPVIGIAFEEAHKFSEKHLHLLKPFSDLSDLDLHAIPILDRDLKELADLTSLVNLNLSDTRITDRGLFHLKRLTNLETVWLQNTSITDAGIKELASFERLAELNLSDTRITDRGLRELSDFQNLTTLWLQNVEMTDDGLQALKRLKTITTLDLSNLNGLNTIRITDEGLEQLSDLPELRHLYLANIPIADSGLTSLRRLKHLTVLDLRGTQITDEGLNELRGLHELETFKLTKTQISDAGLTALKGLKNLTTLLIGSNQITGTGLQELTNLDQLKTLDLSDTQVTDVELNRLSSIRTLTDLRLSDTPITDVGLRSLRELKRLRRLTLGGTQITDISELNHLRDLTHLDLRVTPITDTGLHGLGDLKHLTSLNLDATQVTDASLSELKCLVHLKELSLSRTAISGLGFKSLERLEQLTVLRCDRCLIADEGLREICTLKSLKTLVISGTRVTDDGLAELHQLEGLQELRIENNALTDAGMSELMVLGKLRTLGISHNKITDTSLSDIKRLKNLTMLRIRNTEITDSGLNGFKDARPNVSIFR, encoded by the coding sequence ATGCGTGCTCCTCTTCTGTCGTTGATCACAGCGACGGTGCTCGCTGGCAGCCGCCTGATCGCCCAAGACGGTCCCGATGTCTCCAAGGCGGTTCAGAAGCTTGAACTGTTAGGTGCTTTGATCGAGCGAGATGCTGAAGCACCGGATCATCCCGTCATCGGAATTGCGTTCGAGGAAGCCCACAAGTTCAGTGAGAAGCATTTGCATTTGCTGAAACCGTTCAGCGATCTGAGCGATCTCGACCTGCACGCGATTCCGATTTTGGATCGAGATCTGAAAGAACTGGCGGACCTGACAAGTCTTGTGAATCTGAATCTCAGCGACACCAGAATTACGGATCGCGGTCTGTTTCATCTGAAACGACTGACGAACCTGGAAACGGTCTGGCTCCAAAACACCTCGATCACCGACGCGGGGATTAAGGAACTGGCCAGTTTCGAACGTCTCGCGGAGCTCAACCTGAGCGACACTCGAATCACTGATCGCGGTCTTCGTGAGTTGTCAGACTTTCAGAATCTCACGACCCTTTGGCTGCAAAACGTTGAAATGACTGACGACGGATTGCAGGCGTTGAAAAGGCTCAAGACCATCACCACGCTCGACCTGAGCAATCTGAACGGCTTAAACACGATCAGAATCACGGATGAAGGCCTTGAGCAATTGAGCGACCTTCCGGAATTGAGGCACCTTTATCTCGCCAACATCCCCATTGCCGATTCCGGCCTGACGTCGCTACGACGCCTCAAACATCTGACAGTACTGGATCTTCGTGGCACTCAAATCACGGACGAAGGATTGAATGAACTGCGAGGGCTGCACGAACTCGAAACGTTCAAGCTGACCAAGACACAAATCAGCGATGCCGGTCTGACAGCACTAAAGGGACTGAAAAATCTGACAACCCTTTTGATCGGCTCGAACCAGATCACCGGAACCGGACTTCAGGAACTGACGAACCTCGACCAACTCAAGACGCTCGACTTGAGCGACACTCAAGTCACGGACGTTGAGCTAAACCGGCTGAGCTCAATACGAACATTGACCGACCTCAGGCTTTCCGATACCCCCATCACGGATGTCGGACTGAGATCGTTGCGAGAACTGAAACGATTGCGAAGGCTCACCCTTGGCGGTACACAAATCACTGACATCAGTGAACTCAACCACCTGCGCGATCTCACGCATCTCGACCTTCGAGTCACACCGATCACCGACACTGGGTTACACGGTCTGGGGGATCTCAAGCACCTCACAAGCCTCAACCTCGATGCGACTCAAGTCACCGACGCCAGTTTGAGCGAACTGAAATGTCTGGTCCACTTAAAGGAACTCAGCCTTAGCCGAACCGCGATCTCGGGACTTGGCTTCAAAAGTCTTGAAAGATTGGAACAGCTCACAGTACTCCGTTGCGATCGGTGTTTGATTGCGGATGAGGGCCTGAGAGAAATCTGCACGCTGAAATCGTTGAAGACACTCGTTATTTCAGGCACGCGAGTCACCGACGACGGCCTGGCTGAACTGCACCAGCTCGAAGGGCTGCAAGAACTCAGAATCGAGAACAACGCCCTCACCGATGCCGGCATGAGTGAACTGATGGTGTTGGGAAAATTGCGAACGCTGGGGATCAGTCACAACAAGATCACAGACACGAGCCTTTCCGACATCAAGCGCCTGAAAAATCTCACCATGCTCAGAATTCGAAACACCGAAATCACCGACTCGGGTTTGAACGGCTTCAAAGACGCGCGTCCGAATGTCTCCATCTTTCGCTGA
- a CDS encoding ThuA domain-containing protein: MKLFRAFAAVCVGSVLCSSLATAADKVKVLMLTQSAGFKHGPVTRDPKNQPKRDLAPAEVAMTQLGQQTGLFDVKCTQDAAADFTKANLEKFDLVMFYTTLDLPIADADKDYFFKEWLPKKGHGFIGFHSALDTFHEYEPYWDMIGGTFDGHPWNAGELVTISVHDTKHPAMKPFGSEFQIKDEIYWYRHWQPEKVRVLMSLNLEKCETKGEMKKGPDGKKTNEVAKARHVPVSWVKNYGEGRVFVTNLGHNEATWVDKRFLDHVTGGVKWILGQEPGDATPNPEVSKEEEAKALKAAGLAK, from the coding sequence ATGAAGTTGTTCCGTGCCTTTGCGGCAGTCTGTGTCGGCAGCGTGCTTTGTTCGTCGTTGGCGACGGCCGCCGACAAAGTCAAAGTGTTGATGCTGACACAAAGCGCCGGGTTCAAACACGGCCCTGTGACCCGTGACCCGAAGAATCAGCCCAAGCGAGACCTGGCACCCGCCGAAGTCGCGATGACCCAACTGGGTCAGCAGACAGGTCTGTTCGACGTGAAATGCACGCAGGACGCCGCTGCGGACTTTACGAAGGCGAATCTGGAAAAATTCGACCTGGTCATGTTCTATACGACACTTGACCTGCCCATCGCCGACGCCGACAAGGACTATTTCTTCAAAGAGTGGCTGCCGAAGAAAGGGCATGGATTCATCGGATTTCACTCGGCGCTCGATACCTTTCACGAATACGAACCCTATTGGGACATGATCGGCGGCACGTTCGACGGCCATCCATGGAACGCCGGTGAACTTGTCACAATCTCGGTGCATGACACCAAGCATCCCGCGATGAAGCCGTTTGGCAGCGAATTTCAGATCAAGGACGAAATCTACTGGTACCGTCACTGGCAGCCAGAGAAGGTTCGCGTCCTGATGAGTTTGAATCTGGAAAAGTGCGAAACCAAGGGTGAGATGAAAAAAGGGCCCGATGGCAAGAAGACCAATGAAGTTGCCAAAGCTCGACACGTCCCCGTTTCGTGGGTCAAGAATTACGGCGAAGGCCGCGTGTTCGTGACAAACTTGGGCCATAACGAAGCAACCTGGGTCGACAAGCGATTTCTGGACCACGTCACTGGTGGGGTAAAATGGATTCTGGGTCAGGAACCTGGCGACGCCACCCCCAATCCTGAAGTGTCCAAGGAAGAAGAAGCCAAAGCCCTGAAGGCGGCCGGTCTGGCGAAATAG